A region from the Vicia villosa cultivar HV-30 ecotype Madison, WI linkage group LG3, Vvil1.0, whole genome shotgun sequence genome encodes:
- the LOC131656990 gene encoding transcription factor TCP5-like, with translation MSSSREDNYQAKEEEEGNNNNSMNNIEKSSKAASSSSRQWSSSSLRNPRIVRVSRTFGGKDRHSKVCTIRGLRDRRIRLSVPTAIQLYDLQDKLGLGQPSKVIDWLLEATKFDIDKLPPLQFPQSFSQFHHHVLPQTLLPFHDHQSSNVLSHELSLGPLYDPNSSTFVGIQNLMARSKFWDVDSTRENKGKEVEREYFCEKGKWIKTNDEENQVGEASYNNFHQVSTQKLFPMETHSNFLNNAMSYNNNYHSEASTLSLSQFGSGNGLFQPHQHQVDPNQSNGNAFQFPFSFQNSQLLFGPSSSTTQPSSSLLNNPFMSHSIENDPRVPPFNHFQFSNSSSSQPMPHSLIPSFHHSFNSPPVRPFPIPFSSKLLDSDNNDNSNQLDDRDCRDRS, from the coding sequence ATGTCAAGTTCAAGAGAAGATAATTATCAagcaaaggaagaagaagaaggtaataataataatagtatgaaTAACATTGAGAAAAGTTCTAAAGCAGCTTCAAGTAGTTCAAGACAATGGTCATCATCAAGTTTAAGAAATCCAAGAATTGTGAGAGTATCAAGAACATTTGGAGGCAAAGATAGGCATAGCAAAGTTTGCACAATAAGAGGGTTAAGAGATAGAAGAATTAGGCTTTCGGTTCCGACCGCAATTCAATTGTATGATCTTCAAGACAAGCTTGGTTTAGGACAACCAAGCAAAGTTATAGATTGGCTACTCGAAGCAACGAAATTCGATATTGATAAACTTCCTCCGCTTCAATTCCCTCAAAGCTTTTCGCAATTTCATCATCATGTTCTTCCACAAACCCTACTTCCTTTTCATGATCATCAATCAAGTAATGTTTTGTCTCATGAGCTTTCTCTTGGTCCTTTGTATGATCCTAACTCTTCTACATTTGTTGGAATTCAAAATCTCATGGCAAGATCGAAGTTTTGGGATGTGGATTCGACGAGAGAGAataaaggtaaagaggttgaaaGAGAGTACTTTTGTGAAAAGGGTAAGTGGATCAAAACAAATGATGAAGAGAATCAAGTTGGAGAAGCTAGTTACAACAACTTTCATCAAGTTTCAACTCAAAAGCTTTTTCCTATGGAGACTCATTCTAATTTTCTTAACAATGCTATGTCATATAACAACAACTACCATTCAGAAGCTTCTACTTTGTCTTTATCTCAATTTGGAAGTGGTAATGGATTGTTCCAACCTCATCAACATCAAGTAGATCCAAATCAAAGTAATGGAAATGCTTTTCAATTtccattttcttttcaaaattcaCAACTATTGTTTGGTCCTTCTTCTTCTACTACACAACCATCATCATCACTTTTGAACAATCCTTTTATGAGCCACTCAATTGAAAATGATCCAAGAGTACCACCATTCAACCATTTTCAGTTCTCAAATTCAAGTTCTTCTCAACCTATGCCTCATTCTCTCATTCCATCTTTTCATCACTCATTCAATTCGCCTCCCGTAAGACCTTTTCCGATTCCATTTAGCTCGAAGCTTCTTGACTCAGATAACAATGACAATAGCAACCAGCTGGATGATAGGGATTGTCGCGATCGCTCTTGA